tgataataagtgtCTATATATCAATAAAACCATCATTTACTTTAAACATCATTCCAAGCACTGGAAAGGTCAGTTCAggttggatggatgaatggatgaatggatgacaAAACATACCAATGATTATCCCTGCATCCATCAAGATCACAAGAATCTACAGGAATGCTTTGtctgttttctcttttttaaaacttcaaaatcatCTCCGGATGGATTTTTCAAACATACTAAACTgggattttgaaaaaaaaaaggcatgGAATCAGCAAAAGCTCTGACATCAATATCAAACAGTACTACAGAACTGACCTGATCTAAGAACATCTTCTTAAGGGCTGCGGACGGTCCCGTAGTGACGACCACTCTTTCTAACGTCACCAACCATGTTCTGAGAACTGGTCCCTGGAAGACATGAAAACACATTTCTAAGCCCAATGTTTTATACTGTATTCatgttgtacagtcaaacctgtctatagcggccactcaagggactggagaaatatggccactatacacaggtggccactaaagataaaatgttgatcaattgaccatgagcaagctacacatgatttcagttcccactaatctttctcaccaagtaacattgtcttgatcggtaaattcaccgacaaagacttgctcAAGGCAGGCAACCtcctgctaccgccaaaatgaccctgtcaggaactccaaatcctcgcaaactacaatttcaaactcggtgcagggtgacataaggctgcagtatggttgcaataggcagtgtttctgtatcaacgggaccggaaatcgtgtggccgtggccgcgttggtcaggtggccgctaagcctatttcttaatcattacgaatccaagggaccgacaaaaagtggccactatggccaggtggctgctatgcaaaggtggacgctaatacaggtttgactgtattgtattgactattgtgttgtgttgttttgaacacaggaagaatagctcaAATTctactctgcaagcagaggttggaaTGATTGTGACCTTCTTCTCATAAATAATGTTACAAACTCCAAAATGGATCGTACCAACagagatgagctttcatgctaatattaTATGcctctttttctgtcagccggGGGCACatgtgaaaagaaaacaaagcaaatGAGAAAgaattctatatacatgtacttgttaagCTAGTATAAAAAGCAACAAGCATATggatcatgtactgtaaatgcagaaacttttgcggtggtttaatgttccccgcgtttgcggtttttgcatTGGTTGCTTCACTGcaaaaaaccaccgcgaacattttcccatggcagtaagagactacagtgcatggtgctacttaattaaatgcatctacagtagcCTCCTTCATCAAAACCGAAGAGCTCTACTCACCACCCAGCAGAGTCCAACAGCCGACATTCGTGCCGTGCGAGCATAGTCGTAGGTCTGGAAAGTCCGTCTTTCTACACCGATCTGCGCTATGGCATCCCCAACAAGAAACAgcacacctacatgtagcaaTGGTAAGAATAGATGTCAATAAACATGTGAGccatagtcatcatcatcggtcggctgcggcgcaggcgactgtaagtttcttccaagaccTTCTGTCCGCAGCTAGATGACGAACTTGCTTTGCGGTGATAgtagtagcctggtatccagccgtatcatagctaccgagtctcttctgtcctcactctcagtggcggcggcaccgggggggcaggggggggcggctgcccccccggcaaatatgttgggggggcggcgcccaaaaaatcaagctgaaaccttgtgtatttttttgatgatggaaatttcataaaatcaagctagtctaacagcatagtttacccctgaaaatgcaagaaatggcgtttcagagagtcccgatttcaaaatttcgccagacctcccttgtgacgactGTGTCTTCgacgcaggacaatatgttgtgggagcgttgctctgaaaaatcttttaaaccaatagaaattgtactatcgtacttagcttagtttacaagcagaatgtgccacTGAAATTCAGGAAATGAATTTCAGTGGCGCCTCCGCCGCGACAggtagcgccttcggcgctacgtAAGCGTGTTCcacaaaattctgtcagtaaaagttcgccccccccccagacgaaatttcctgccgccgcctctgactCTGGAGCTGGATAGCAGGCTATCATAGTAGTAGTAGCCCAATCCTGACTGTCCAGTAAAATAAGAAAGTTCAACCATTGAATCAGAGAGTAACAATCAAGAAATGTTATGATCTTCCCTCCCTAATATATTCATGCGAGATTGTTGTGCTCTGTCCATCAGTATTGGTTCATgacagtgaaacaaccagaggggcgagtaagaacagaaagaaacaacatgccccctacccggaatcgaaccggggtcgaTAGGATACAAAATTGGTATCAATAGTTTGTGTCAGATATTTCTTTGGAGAAAAGCTGAGTGAGTGAAGAGATAACGTTCTAAACTTTACCCGTGGTCCCGACTTGAGTCCTGAACGGATAGACCTGTGCAAGCCTCACGTAACCTCTCCACAATCCGGCCATAGCTAGTCTATTCTCTGTGACTTATCAGCGAAAATATCAGTTAGTTTAATTTTTGTGGACCTTGTACGACCGGAATTacatgtctgaaatgtctgaaagTTTTGGCCTGGAAATCTAACCCGGaagtaaacatgtaaacatgtggAGAGTGCCGCACAACATAAAATACTACATCATGAATAAACTAATAAAATCGCTCCTTTACAAACACTAAAATGACTTCTTTACATAAAGTATGAAATTTATAATGATTTTTTGGTTTAATTTTTAGTTTTATATTCTTCATCCAAAAACTATTGAGTTTTGAACTGTTTCAGCAGGTGAGATTCGAAGCGTTTATTTGCGCTCTATCTACATTCTTTGACGAAACCACTATTCTAATGGGGTTGTGAAAAttacaacaatatttttttggTTTGTATAATTGTCATATAATATTCGACAGCGTAATTAATCTTAATACATGTTATCTTAGTATAGATGTTATTTACAGATATGTAGATGATTTAAGTAATTTTCTGCCgaagttaatgtttttttttctgtcaccaGTAATAGTGGTGTGTTCCACAGGTCAGAAGGGTTCCTTTTTTGAAATCTTTGgtttacatgtttatatatGGCGATACGACGTAGTTTCTGTGGTGTAGGTTGTGTTTTGGCGGGAACTCTGCAGCGAGGATCGTCAAACGTCTTGTCCCAGTTCGTCAGGAATCTTAAGATGCCACCAGAAAAGAAGGAGGTGAATTTACGTAACAGTTTTGACTACTTGGTTTGATAGAAATCTTGTTATAATTTTTCTCACCGGCATTTTTTGTTTCACAGGAGAGAGGTTTTACTCGTGACTccagaaaatatcataattctcAAAATCTCATTATTTGGTAAGCTATCTGAGGTACATTGTGTGTATCATTCACTGAAAACACTAAAAGTAATACAGAACTTTAGTTAAGGTTGGCTATGATAGCAGCTTGTCCAGACgaataaacaaactttaaatACATATTTGGATTGTGGCCATTCAGGTTATCCTAATCTTCTTGCAAGTGAATttgttacataacgttatatttttgaAAACATGTTTACATATTCAAGAAGGAAGCATGTTTACAATACATATTATGtgtttatctttaaaaaaaaaataagatacacTTCTCTAAGACTATGTAAGATTTgggcaaaattaaatccctccatttacagtatcaagACAACATTTTTTAGCACATTTGCATTTTATATTCTTTAATCTTTAATAGTGTTTGTCAAGTGGGCAAAAACAAGCTGCATGGGTCCAGTGAGTTGGAGAAATGCCATCTCAAACTAGACCTTCCTGATTCTTCTAGATCATGCCTGGAGTTTCTTGGAGAGGAGTACACAAAATATTTATGCCAAAGTCTCTTAGTCTTGCGTGTATGTGATACCCGTGTGGTCATGACCTCAAAGCAAGGTCAGGGTTAACTCGGTCCAAAATAGACATTATGGATCATCTCAAAATCTGGTCACCTCTAAAAGATTTTAATTGCTAACAAA
The sequence above is drawn from the Branchiostoma floridae strain S238N-H82 chromosome 17, Bfl_VNyyK, whole genome shotgun sequence genome and encodes:
- the LOC118404507 gene encoding protein Mpv17-like, which translates into the protein MAGLWRGYVRLAQVYPFRTQVGTTGVLFLVGDAIAQIGVERRTFQTYDYARTARMSAVGLCWVGPVLRTWLVTLERVVVTTGPSAALKKMFLDQALMAPFFLGAFYPVVGLSRWDSWEDIKQLVKKEYLSTLVNNYKLWPAVQLANFYFVPLNLRLLVMNIVALGWNTYLSWRANSQTEDSSTS